The sequence TTCATTTTCATTTGGTCGAACAATTGGATAGCTTGACTAATCATACCACATTTCGAGTACATTTCAATAAGAGCATTGCAAACACCAGTCTGTTTCAGGAATCCTCTTCTCTCTGCATACATATGGATCCATTTCCCAAGCTCCAGAGATCCAAGATGAGCACACGACGGTAAAACAGAAACGAGACTGATCTCATCAGGCTCAATACCAGCTAACTGCATTTCACGGAAAAAAGCCATGGCCTCTACATAACAACCAATCCCAGTATACCCAGAGATCATCGCAGTCCAAGACACAATCGTTTTATCAGGCATACAATGAAACAAACCTTTTGCTTTCTTCATCTGCCCAAGCCGTGCATATCCAGAAAGCAAACTATTCCAAGATATAACATCTCTCTCAGACATATCATCAAACACTTTATGCGCATCAGCAAGATCATCAAACTTCATGTACATATCTATGAGCGCATTCTCAGTCACAACATGGAACTTAGGCCCGAATTTGCAGAGATGACCGTGAACTTGCTTACCTAAATAACATGATCCAAGACTCGCGCAAGATTTAAACATAAACGGAAACGTGAACCGATCTGGTAACTCGATGCACTTCCTGAGCAGTTGCCTATATGTACGAATCACCTCGCAGTACAAGGAATGGTGTGTATAGGCGCGAATGATGGAGTTATATAAGAAGACATTAGGACTCGATACTTGATTAAAAAGACGTGTAGCATACTCCATATCTCCAATCTTATCACAAGAATCCACCATTTTAGTGACCATGAAGCTGCTTTGTGACAACCCATGTATGATGATGCAGGCATGAATCTTCTTCCATTCCTTTCGGCTTTTGAATCGCTGTAGAAGAGGTACAAAATAGTTCTCAACTTCTCTAATTCCATGAAACGCCATTAAAGCCAGCTTTTGAAAGCACCGACGCCACGAGAAGAAGAGGCTCGCGGTGGTGTAGAGTCAATTGGCTCCGACCAAACCGCCGTTAAACACAGATGTGTTGTCTGGATTCACTATACGTAAGCCAAAAGCCCAGTTTCATTTCCAGGCCCATTATCAATTCTGTCACAGACTATAACATTTCAGCTTTGTGTAATGTGCACACATTATTATTTCCAAATTTAAAGAACTTGTAACTTTTGCtcacatacaaaaacaaaaaaaaagaacttgtcAATAATTCGATCTTTTTGTCTTGATCTCTGAAAAGAAACTGCAAACGCACAATACAGAAATAGTTACTCTGAAGAATCCGTACTGTCTTCATTCACAGCTTTTGGTCCAAGAATCCGAAAGACAATTATGGAAGAGAGAGCTCTGGTGTGGTTTAGtcatatcatcttcttctacttcttggCCTTCACATCAAGGTCCATCGCCTGCAGGTTAAGCAGGAGGTCGTCAGAGCTCAAGTAGACCTTGTTTGCCGATTTTGAGATGGTTTGTGCGATCTCTCTAGCTGCTTCGATCTTCCTCAGTGTTAAGAACGCTTGGTTGTTTGCGATTGCTTGACCTATGAGCTGAGCACTCTTGGCTTCTCCCTACAAACACTCCCACAGAAACATCGCTTAGCAAGATTTTACCAATATAGGGTTATTGAAAAGGGAAAAGAATTATCCGCACCTCAGCACGAATAACGGCACTTCTCTTGTCCTGTTCAGCTTTTTCCACAATGAACTTAGCCCGCTCAGCCTCCTGAGCTGCCACCTGCTTTCCTTCTATGGCTGCAGTGAACTCCTTTCCAAATGTCAAGCCTGTGATGGACACATCATCCAGCGCAATGTGGAAGTATGCAGCTCGTGCAGTTAAGATTTTCCTGATTTCTCTACTCACCGACTtaaaaaaacaccaaagaacaaaaaaaaaaactcatccatTTAAAAAGGGAAATTAATTTACCATGAAAGAAGGGAATCAATGACATGTATTTACAGCCAATTAGCTAACCTCTCTCTGAGTAATAAGCTGGCTCGCATTGTACTGAGCAACCACAGCTTTCAAGGTCTCGTGGATAATAGAAGgcaaaactctctctctgtaaTTCTCACCAAGAGCTCTGTATACCTCAGGTAGTTGGTCAGCCATAGGACGGGTAA comes from Camelina sativa cultivar DH55 chromosome 19, Cs, whole genome shotgun sequence and encodes:
- the LOC104766774 gene encoding pentatricopeptide repeat-containing protein At2g20540-like isoform X2, translating into MELEKLRTILYLFYSDSKAERNGRRFMPASSYMGCHKAASWSLKWWILVIRLEIWSMLHVFLIKYRVIRTYRQLLRKCIELPDRFTFPFMFKSCASLGSCYLGKQVHGHLCKFGPKFHVVTENALIDMYMKFDDLADAHKVFDDMSERDVISWNSLLSGYARLGQMKKAKGLFHCMPDKTIVSWTAMISGYTGIGCYVEAMAFFREMQLAGIEPDEISLVSVLPSCAHLGSLELGKWIHMYAERRGFLKQTGVCNALIEMYSKCGMISQAIQLFDQMKMKDVISWSTMISGYAHHGNAHGAIETFNGMQRAKVKPNGITFIGLLSACSHVGLWQEGLTYFDMMRQDYQIEPKIEHYGCLIDVLARAGKLDRALEITKTMPVKPDSKIWGSLLSSCKTQGKLDVALVAMDHLVELEPEDMGNYVLLANIYADLGKWEDVSRLRKIIRNGNMKKTPGCSLIEVNNIVQEFVAGDNSKPFWAEIFIVLQLFTSHQDQDVIKSNNALAYIGMV
- the LOC104766774 gene encoding pentatricopeptide repeat-containing protein At2g20540-like isoform X1 is translated as MAFHGIREVENYFVPLLQRFKSRKEWKKIHACIIIHGLSQSSFMVTKMVDSCDKIGDMEYATRLFNQVSSPNVFLYNSIIRAYTHHSLYCEVIRTYRQLLRKCIELPDRFTFPFMFKSCASLGSCYLGKQVHGHLCKFGPKFHVVTENALIDMYMKFDDLADAHKVFDDMSERDVISWNSLLSGYARLGQMKKAKGLFHCMPDKTIVSWTAMISGYTGIGCYVEAMAFFREMQLAGIEPDEISLVSVLPSCAHLGSLELGKWIHMYAERRGFLKQTGVCNALIEMYSKCGMISQAIQLFDQMKMKDVISWSTMISGYAHHGNAHGAIETFNGMQRAKVKPNGITFIGLLSACSHVGLWQEGLTYFDMMRQDYQIEPKIEHYGCLIDVLARAGKLDRALEITKTMPVKPDSKIWGSLLSSCKTQGKLDVALVAMDHLVELEPEDMGNYVLLANIYADLGKWEDVSRLRKIIRNGNMKKTPGCSLIEVNNIVQEFVAGDNSKPFWAEIFIVLQLFTSHQDQDVIKSNNALAYIGMV
- the LOC104766772 gene encoding prohibitin-6, mitochondrial-like is translated as MNFKNIKAPKGPGGGVIAAVVIGGLGLYGATHSLYNVDGGHRAIVFNRLVGIKDKVYPEGTHLMIPWFERPIIYDVRAKPYLVESTSGSRDLQMVKIGLRVLTRPMADQLPEVYRALGENYRERVLPSIIHETLKAVVAQYNASQLITQRESVSREIRKILTARAAYFHIALDDVSITGLTFGKEFTAAIEGKQVAAQEAERAKFIVEKAEQDKRSAVIRAEGEAKSAQLIGQAIANNQAFLTLRKIEAAREIAQTISKSANKVYLSSDDLLLNLQAMDLDVKAKK